A genomic segment from Microcella flavibacter encodes:
- a CDS encoding MarP family serine protease has translation MLLPLILDVLLLLAVVAAVARGASQGLLSTAGSTLGAVAGAIAALLLLPLVTQWVPQAEWRTPAVFLTLIILIGGGLTLGERLGHAGRRAVPKKARPLDRLGGALAGGVVALLVMSLIGSTVTALGIPIASPTTASSTVLRTIDRFTPVPVARALGQVRGLVVAEGIPRIADAFGGGAPPPPPIVDAATPALQSAATRVGRVTGAAYACGQVQSGTAFVIGEDRLLTNAHVVQGVTEPTVELPGIGGRAGRVVYFDAQQDVAVIAVDGLGIEPLGLTATQPAGTVGAVQGYPFGGPFVSAGAEVVDAGTILADDITGSSRAPRDTYTLAADVNPGNSGGPVLTLDGAVMGMVFARSESTDDVGYAHTMAELDPVIAGAGALSAPVATGNCQR, from the coding sequence ATGCTGCTGCCGCTGATCCTCGACGTGCTCCTGCTGCTCGCCGTCGTCGCCGCCGTCGCCCGGGGCGCGAGCCAGGGGCTGCTGTCGACGGCCGGCTCCACCCTCGGCGCCGTCGCCGGAGCGATCGCCGCGCTCCTCCTCCTCCCCCTCGTCACCCAGTGGGTGCCGCAGGCCGAGTGGCGGACGCCCGCCGTGTTCCTCACGCTCATCATCCTCATCGGCGGCGGGCTGACCCTCGGCGAGCGCCTCGGCCACGCCGGCCGCCGTGCGGTGCCGAAGAAGGCGCGGCCGCTCGACCGCCTCGGCGGCGCCCTCGCGGGCGGCGTCGTGGCCCTGCTCGTCATGAGCCTCATCGGATCGACCGTCACGGCCCTCGGCATCCCGATCGCCTCGCCGACGACGGCGAGCTCGACGGTGCTGCGCACGATCGACCGGTTCACGCCCGTGCCCGTGGCCCGCGCGCTCGGGCAGGTGCGCGGTCTCGTGGTGGCGGAGGGCATCCCGCGCATCGCCGACGCCTTCGGGGGCGGCGCCCCTCCCCCGCCGCCCATCGTCGACGCGGCCACCCCCGCCCTGCAGTCCGCGGCGACCCGCGTCGGCCGCGTCACGGGCGCCGCCTACGCCTGCGGGCAGGTGCAGTCGGGCACCGCCTTCGTCATCGGCGAGGACCGCCTGCTGACCAACGCGCACGTCGTGCAGGGCGTCACCGAGCCGACCGTCGAGCTGCCCGGCATCGGCGGCCGCGCCGGCCGGGTCGTCTACTTCGACGCGCAGCAGGACGTCGCCGTCATCGCCGTCGACGGGCTCGGCATCGAGCCGCTCGGCCTCACCGCCACGCAGCCGGCGGGCACGGTCGGCGCCGTGCAGGGCTACCCCTTCGGCGGGCCCTTCGTGAGCGCCGGCGCCGAGGTCGTCGACGCGGGCACGATCCTCGCGGATGACATCACCGGATCCTCGCGCGCGCCGCGCGACACCTACACGCTCGCCGCCGACGTGAACCCCGGCAACTCGGGCGGGCCCGTGCTCACCCTCGACGGCGCGGTCATGGGCATGGTCTTCGCCCGCAGCGAGAGCACCGACGACGTGGGCTACGCGCACACGATGGCCGAGCTCGACCCCGTCATCGCGGGCGCCGGCGCGCTGAGCGCCCCCGTCGCGACGGGGAACTGCCAGCGCTGA
- a CDS encoding RNA polymerase sigma factor, whose product MTAVIDDGAIEVARRFVAGDERALAEIYARWSSLVYSLALRSLGDVTDAEDATQRVFVSAWQSRHRYDAERASLSAWLVGITRNVTADAHAARARDRAIAQHSAIHTPDEAVPGHESVLAERLVIADEMAKLDPVPRQVVQLAFFDDLTHTQIAERLDMPIGTVKSHIRRSLTRLRDRLEVNHGAL is encoded by the coding sequence GTGACGGCAGTGATCGACGACGGCGCCATCGAGGTCGCCCGTCGCTTCGTCGCCGGCGACGAGCGGGCGCTCGCCGAGATCTACGCGCGCTGGTCCTCGCTCGTCTACTCGCTCGCCCTGCGCTCGCTCGGCGATGTCACCGACGCGGAGGATGCGACGCAGCGGGTCTTCGTCTCCGCGTGGCAGAGCCGCCACCGCTACGACGCCGAGCGGGCATCCCTCTCGGCCTGGCTGGTCGGCATCACCCGCAACGTCACCGCCGACGCCCACGCAGCTCGTGCTCGCGACCGCGCGATCGCGCAGCACTCCGCCATCCACACACCCGACGAGGCCGTCCCCGGCCACGAGTCGGTGCTGGCCGAGCGGCTCGTCATCGCCGACGAGATGGCCAAGCTCGACCCCGTGCCCCGGCAGGTCGTGCAGCTCGCCTTCTTCGACGACCTGACCCACACGCAGATCGCCGAGCGGCTCGACATGCCGATCGGCACCGTCAAGTCCCACATCCGCCGCAGCCTGACCCGCCTGAGAGACCGACTGGAGGTGAACCATGGAGCACTCTGA
- a CDS encoding polyribonucleotide nucleotidyltransferase translates to MEGPEIKFAETVLDNGKYGTRTVRFETGRLAQQAQGAVAAYLDEETMLLSATSAGKHPREGFDFFPLTVDVEERSYAAGKIPGSFFRREGRPSTEAILVCRLIDRPLRPTFIEGLRNEVQIVITVLSIAPDEFYDALAINAASASTQISGLPFSGPIASVRLALMPDNNGGGQWVAFPKHSQLAEAVFDIIVAGRVVTDANGDQDVAITMVEAEATEGSWNLIQGGAIKPNEAVVAEGLEAAKPFIKQLAQAQLELAAQSAKEIQDYPVFLSYSAELYCAVDEIAHDELAGVYQIADKVERQTVDDALKARVKVAVEGRIAAGQLPEESLKDFGAAYKSVSKKIMRTRVLTEGVRIDGRGLADIRALDAEVQVIPRVHGSAIFQRGETQILGVTTLNMLKMEQQIDSLNPVTSKRYLHHYNFPPYSTGETGRVGSPKRREIGHGFLAERALVPVLPPREEFPYAIRQVSEAMSSNGSTSMGSVCASTLSLLNAGVPLRAPVAGIAMGLISDQVDGETRYAALTDILGAEDALGDMDFKVAGTSEFVTAIQLDTKLDGIPSSVLQGALGQAREARLAILDVMNQAIDAPDEMAPTAPRVISVQIPADKIGELIGPKGKTINSIQDETGAQISIEEDGTVYIGAVDGPSAEAARLRVNQIANPINPEVGEQYLGTVVKIAAFGAFVSLMPGKDGLLHISEVRKLAGGKRVDDVEDVLSVGQKILVEITKTDDRGKLSLSPVLAEGADGAEAAAAPAEGAEA, encoded by the coding sequence ATGGAAGGTCCTGAAATCAAGTTCGCCGAGACCGTTCTCGACAACGGCAAGTACGGCACCCGCACGGTCCGCTTCGAGACCGGCCGCCTCGCGCAGCAGGCTCAGGGCGCCGTCGCTGCCTACCTCGACGAGGAGACCATGCTGCTGAGCGCGACGAGCGCCGGCAAGCACCCCCGCGAGGGCTTCGACTTCTTCCCCCTCACGGTGGACGTCGAGGAGCGCTCGTACGCCGCCGGCAAGATCCCCGGCTCGTTCTTCCGCCGCGAGGGCCGCCCCTCGACCGAGGCCATCCTCGTGTGCCGCCTCATCGACCGCCCGCTGCGCCCGACCTTCATCGAGGGCCTGCGCAACGAGGTGCAGATCGTCATCACCGTGCTGAGCATCGCGCCCGACGAGTTCTACGACGCGCTGGCCATCAACGCCGCCTCGGCGTCGACCCAGATCTCGGGCCTGCCCTTCAGCGGCCCGATCGCGAGCGTGCGCCTCGCGCTCATGCCCGACAACAACGGGGGTGGCCAGTGGGTCGCCTTCCCGAAGCACAGCCAGCTCGCCGAGGCCGTCTTCGACATCATCGTCGCCGGCCGCGTCGTCACCGACGCGAACGGCGACCAGGACGTCGCGATCACCATGGTCGAGGCCGAGGCCACCGAGGGCAGCTGGAACCTCATCCAGGGCGGCGCCATCAAGCCCAACGAGGCCGTCGTGGCCGAGGGCCTCGAGGCCGCCAAGCCGTTCATCAAGCAGCTCGCCCAGGCGCAGCTCGAGCTCGCCGCGCAGAGCGCGAAGGAGATCCAGGACTACCCGGTCTTCCTCTCCTACAGCGCCGAGCTCTACTGCGCGGTCGACGAGATCGCCCACGACGAGCTCGCCGGCGTCTACCAGATCGCCGATAAGGTCGAGCGCCAGACGGTCGACGACGCCCTCAAGGCGCGCGTCAAGGTCGCCGTCGAGGGCCGCATCGCCGCGGGCCAGCTGCCCGAGGAGTCGCTCAAGGACTTCGGCGCCGCCTACAAGTCGGTCTCGAAGAAGATCATGCGCACGCGCGTGCTCACCGAGGGCGTGCGCATCGACGGCCGCGGCCTGGCCGACATCCGCGCGCTCGACGCCGAGGTGCAGGTCATCCCGCGCGTGCACGGCTCCGCGATCTTCCAGCGCGGCGAGACGCAGATCCTCGGCGTCACCACGCTGAACATGCTCAAGATGGAGCAGCAGATCGACTCGCTCAACCCCGTGACGAGCAAGCGGTACCTGCACCACTACAACTTCCCGCCCTACTCGACCGGCGAGACCGGCCGCGTCGGCAGCCCGAAGCGTCGCGAGATCGGGCACGGCTTCCTCGCCGAGCGCGCCCTCGTGCCGGTGCTGCCGCCCCGCGAGGAGTTCCCCTACGCCATCCGTCAGGTCAGCGAGGCCATGAGCTCCAACGGCTCGACCTCGATGGGCTCGGTCTGCGCCTCGACCCTGTCGCTGCTCAACGCCGGCGTGCCCCTGCGGGCGCCCGTCGCGGGCATCGCCATGGGCCTCATCAGCGACCAGGTGGATGGTGAGACCCGCTACGCGGCCCTCACCGACATCCTCGGCGCCGAGGACGCGCTCGGCGACATGGACTTCAAGGTCGCCGGCACGAGCGAGTTCGTCACGGCCATCCAGCTCGACACCAAGCTCGACGGCATCCCGTCGTCGGTGCTGCAGGGCGCGCTCGGGCAGGCCCGCGAGGCCCGCCTCGCGATCCTCGACGTCATGAACCAGGCGATCGACGCCCCCGACGAGATGGCGCCCACCGCGCCCCGCGTCATCAGCGTGCAGATCCCGGCGGACAAGATCGGCGAGCTCATCGGCCCGAAGGGCAAGACGATCAACTCCATCCAGGACGAGACCGGCGCCCAGATCTCGATCGAGGAGGACGGCACGGTCTACATCGGCGCCGTCGACGGCCCCTCGGCCGAGGCCGCCCGCCTGCGGGTGAACCAGATCGCCAACCCGATCAACCCCGAGGTCGGCGAGCAGTACCTGGGCACGGTCGTCAAGATCGCCGCCTTCGGTGCCTTCGTCTCGCTCATGCCCGGCAAGGACGGCCTGCTGCACATCAGCGAGGTGCGCAAGCTCGCCGGCGGCAAGCGCGTCGACGACGTCGAGGACGTGCTCAGCGTGGGTCAGAAGATCCTCGTCGAGATCACGAAGACCGACGATCGCGGCAAGCTGTCGCTCTCGCCCGTGCTGGCCGAGGGTGCCGACGGCGCCGAGGCCGCTGCGGCTCCCGCGGAGGGCGCCGAGGCCTAG
- a CDS encoding pyridoxamine 5'-phosphate oxidase family protein produces MTRTQDEHDLEPGRDAGLGAGLDPVECWRLLRGAQCGRIAVAAGGSIDIVCVDVVVDGAALAFPSAPGAAPLELALDDRIALEADGDDAHGHWSVVATGRATPLERRSDIERVEALGGRRWPAAPPRRWMRIAVDGVRGRRAPSPDRATGLRQE; encoded by the coding sequence ATGACGCGCACGCAGGACGAGCACGATCTCGAGCCCGGCCGCGACGCGGGCCTGGGCGCCGGCCTCGACCCCGTCGAGTGCTGGCGGCTGCTGCGCGGCGCGCAGTGCGGACGCATCGCCGTCGCGGCGGGCGGATCCATCGACATCGTGTGCGTCGACGTCGTCGTCGACGGCGCGGCCCTCGCCTTCCCCAGCGCCCCTGGCGCCGCCCCGCTCGAGCTCGCCCTCGACGACCGCATCGCGCTCGAGGCCGACGGCGACGACGCCCACGGGCACTGGAGCGTCGTCGCCACCGGCCGGGCCACGCCGCTCGAGCGCCGCAGCGACATCGAGCGCGTCGAGGCGCTGGGCGGGCGCCGCTGGCCCGCGGCACCGCCCCGGCGGTGGATGCGCATCGCCGTGGACGGGGTGCGCGGGCGCCGCGCGCCCTCCCCCGACCGAGCGACCGGCCTCCGGCAGGAGTAA
- a CDS encoding TetR/AcrR family transcriptional regulator codes for MTEPRRRGRPVELDTARVSAVALDLFLEHGYDAVTMDDVARASGHSRRTVFRHFPTKSSLVWASADGFVDALRAQLDSVDPALPAMDAVREAYARASSVPEEHWDLARRRLRLIGANPALLADGVERFHGVDGIIAQAIVEREGVAPDSLDAAVVGGAVVLCAHNAAVWWARHGEGQPGDAIDAALRRLGAGFATA; via the coding sequence ATGACCGAACCCCGACGGCGCGGGCGTCCCGTGGAGCTCGACACCGCGCGGGTCAGCGCGGTGGCCCTCGACCTCTTCCTCGAGCACGGCTACGACGCCGTCACGATGGACGACGTCGCGCGCGCCTCCGGCCACAGCCGCCGCACGGTCTTCCGCCACTTCCCGACGAAGAGCTCGCTGGTCTGGGCCTCCGCCGACGGCTTCGTGGATGCTCTCCGCGCGCAGCTCGACAGCGTCGACCCCGCCCTGCCCGCCATGGACGCCGTGCGTGAGGCGTACGCCCGGGCTTCCTCCGTGCCCGAGGAGCACTGGGATCTCGCGCGCCGGCGCCTGCGCCTCATCGGCGCCAACCCGGCGCTCCTCGCCGACGGCGTCGAGCGCTTCCACGGCGTCGACGGCATCATCGCCCAGGCGATCGTCGAGCGCGAGGGCGTCGCACCCGACTCGCTCGACGCGGCTGTCGTCGGCGGCGCCGTCGTGCTCTGCGCGCACAACGCCGCGGTGTGGTGGGCCCGCCACGGCGAGGGGCAGCCCGGTGACGCGATCGACGCCGCGCTGCGGCGCCTCGGCGCGGGCTTCGCCACGGCCTGA
- a CDS encoding ABC transporter ATP-binding protein: MTGAAIEISGLVKRFGRREVLHGIDLEVPAGRIIGLIGPNGAGKTTTMRTLVDIVRPTSGSVRMLGRDPRTGGAAQRRRIGYLPGELAMDSRQSARRVLAHYAALDGARGAPARVDALADRLGLDLDRPVRALSKGNKQKVGVIQAFAHDPELLVLDEPTSGLDPLVQQEFLTLVRDAREAGRTVLLSSHVISEIAHVADEVAVLREGRVVARSDVAALRAAAPREVRVRVGSGQRDELLRRIAALPGLALRTGAPDDPDPGVIGALTGEVGAFVAALAALDVRDLVVQEPDLERAVLDLYGPERVAAAGSAS, from the coding sequence ATGACCGGCGCGGCGATCGAGATCAGCGGGCTGGTGAAGCGGTTCGGGCGGCGCGAGGTGCTACACGGCATCGACCTCGAGGTGCCCGCGGGCCGCATCATCGGTCTCATCGGACCGAACGGCGCCGGCAAGACCACGACCATGCGCACCCTCGTCGACATCGTGCGGCCGACGAGCGGCTCGGTGCGCATGCTCGGCCGCGACCCGCGCACCGGCGGCGCCGCGCAGCGCCGCCGCATCGGCTACCTGCCCGGCGAGCTCGCGATGGACTCGCGGCAGTCGGCCCGCCGCGTGCTCGCCCACTACGCCGCGCTCGACGGCGCGCGCGGCGCCCCGGCCCGCGTCGATGCGCTCGCCGACCGGCTCGGGCTCGACCTCGACCGGCCCGTGCGGGCGCTGAGCAAGGGCAACAAGCAGAAGGTCGGGGTGATCCAGGCCTTCGCGCACGACCCCGAGCTGCTGGTGCTCGACGAGCCGACGAGCGGGCTCGACCCGCTCGTGCAGCAGGAGTTCCTGACCCTCGTGCGCGACGCGCGCGAGGCCGGCCGCACCGTGCTGCTGAGCTCGCACGTCATCAGCGAGATCGCGCACGTCGCCGACGAGGTGGCCGTGCTGCGCGAGGGGCGGGTCGTGGCGCGCAGCGACGTGGCCGCCCTGCGGGCCGCGGCGCCCCGCGAGGTGCGCGTGCGGGTCGGCTCCGGGCAGCGGGACGAGCTGCTGCGGCGCATCGCGGCCCTGCCCGGGCTCGCGCTGCGCACGGGCGCGCCCGATGATCCCGACCCCGGCGTGATCGGCGCTCTCACCGGGGAGGTCGGCGCCTTCGTCGCGGCCCTCGCCGCGCTCGACGTGCGCGACCTCGTCGTGCAGGAGCCCGATCTCGAGCGCGCGGTGCTCGACCTGTACGGCCCCGAGCGGGTCGCGGCGGCGGGGAGCGCGTCGTGA
- a CDS encoding HdeD family acid-resistance protein codes for MTDAAAPARTARPSLLLSGIVAVVLGLAALVWPERSLLVVGVLFGVFLILSGALRLVTALRTPLPTVLRVFVAVLGALVLAAGVLTLVVPFDGLEVLAYVIGIAWIADGVAGLFGGMPDAELVPRGLAVASCAVAILGGIAILLLPGIAIASFLLLGAVLLLITGVLLVLVWVLMRRRAR; via the coding sequence ATGACCGACGCCGCCGCCCCCGCTCGCACCGCCCGCCCCTCGCTGCTGCTCAGCGGGATCGTCGCCGTCGTGCTCGGCCTCGCCGCGCTCGTCTGGCCCGAGCGATCGCTGCTCGTCGTCGGCGTGCTGTTCGGCGTCTTCCTCATCCTCTCGGGCGCGCTGCGGCTCGTCACCGCCCTCCGCACGCCGCTGCCGACCGTGCTGCGCGTCTTCGTCGCCGTCCTCGGCGCCCTCGTGCTCGCCGCGGGCGTGCTGACGCTCGTGGTTCCCTTCGACGGGCTCGAAGTGCTCGCCTACGTGATCGGCATCGCCTGGATCGCCGACGGCGTCGCCGGACTCTTCGGCGGGATGCCCGATGCCGAGCTCGTGCCCCGCGGCCTCGCCGTCGCGAGCTGCGCCGTGGCGATCCTCGGCGGCATCGCCATCCTGCTGCTGCCGGGCATCGCGATCGCGAGCTTCCTGCTGCTCGGAGCGGTGCTGCTGCTCATCACGGGCGTGCTGCTCGTGCTCGTGTGGGTGCTCATGCGGCGCCGCGCGCGCTGA
- the rpsO gene encoding 30S ribosomal protein S15, whose translation MALEADVKKAIIDEYATHPGDTGSPEVQVAMLTQRIKDLTEHLKEHKHDHHSRRGLLLLVGQRRRLLGYLQNIDITRYRSLIERLGLRR comes from the coding sequence ATGGCACTGGAAGCAGACGTCAAGAAGGCGATCATCGACGAGTACGCGACCCACCCCGGTGACACGGGATCCCCCGAGGTCCAGGTGGCGATGCTGACGCAGCGCATCAAGGACCTCACCGAGCACCTCAAGGAGCACAAGCACGACCACCACTCGCGTCGTGGCCTCCTGCTGCTCGTGGGTCAGCGACGTCGTCTTCTGGGGTACCTCCAGAACATCGACATCACGCGCTACCGCTCGCTGATCGAGCGTCTGGGCCTGCGCCGCTAG
- a CDS encoding NAD(P)-dependent alcohol dehydrogenase, which yields MKALQYRTIGSAPEVVEIDTPEPGPGQVLLTVTAAGVCHSDEFIMSLPEEQYVYGLPLTLGHEGAGIVHAVGAGVTEVAVGDAVAVYGPWGCGTCRNCAEGKENYCTRAVELGIQPPGLGSPGSMAEYMIVDSPRHLVPLGDLDPVQNVSLTDAGLTPYHAVKRALPKLGAGSTAVVIGAGGLGHVGIQLIRALSGATVIALDISEEKRALALEVGAHHALHSDADAVARIRELTGGLGADAVFDFVGAQPTVEIAGACAAIEGDVQIIGIAGGALPVGIMTTAWDVSVRAPYWGSRSELMEVLDLARAGLIHVETEVFTLDEGPSAYARLHEGSIRGRAVIVPGA from the coding sequence ATGAAGGCCCTGCAGTACCGCACCATCGGATCGGCCCCCGAGGTCGTCGAGATCGACACGCCCGAGCCCGGCCCCGGCCAGGTGCTGCTCACGGTGACCGCCGCGGGCGTGTGCCACTCGGACGAGTTCATCATGAGCCTGCCCGAGGAGCAGTACGTCTACGGTCTGCCGCTCACCCTCGGGCACGAGGGCGCGGGCATCGTGCACGCCGTCGGCGCGGGCGTCACCGAGGTCGCCGTGGGCGATGCCGTCGCAGTCTACGGTCCGTGGGGCTGCGGCACGTGCCGCAATTGCGCCGAGGGCAAGGAGAACTACTGCACGCGCGCCGTCGAGCTGGGCATCCAGCCCCCCGGGCTCGGCAGCCCCGGATCGATGGCGGAGTACATGATCGTCGACAGCCCCCGGCACCTCGTGCCCCTCGGCGACCTCGACCCGGTGCAGAACGTCTCGCTGACGGATGCCGGGCTCACGCCGTACCACGCGGTCAAGCGCGCGCTGCCGAAGCTCGGCGCGGGGTCGACCGCCGTCGTCATCGGAGCCGGCGGCCTCGGCCACGTCGGCATCCAGCTCATCCGGGCGCTCAGCGGCGCCACCGTGATCGCGCTCGACATCTCCGAGGAGAAGCGGGCGCTCGCCCTCGAGGTGGGGGCGCACCACGCGCTGCACTCCGACGCCGACGCCGTCGCGCGCATCCGCGAGCTCACCGGCGGGCTCGGCGCCGACGCCGTCTTCGACTTCGTCGGGGCCCAGCCGACCGTCGAGATCGCCGGAGCCTGCGCGGCGATCGAGGGCGACGTGCAGATCATCGGCATCGCGGGCGGCGCGCTGCCCGTCGGCATCATGACGACCGCGTGGGACGTCTCGGTGCGGGCGCCCTACTGGGGCTCGCGCTCGGAGCTCATGGAGGTGCTCGACCTCGCGCGGGCCGGCCTCATCCACGTCGAGACGGAAGTGTTCACCCTCGACGAGGGGCCGTCGGCGTACGCGCGGCTGCACGAGGGCAGCATCCGCGGGCGCGCCGTGATCGTGCCGGGCGCCTGA
- a CDS encoding anti-sigma factor — protein sequence MEHSDAETLALAAMGEAPIDPAERAHLDSCAVCRAELDALRQTVSVARSTLGEGALSTPSGAVWSAIHRELGLAPGIRPPIETPAAAVRPLPAPAESAPAERARADQSRSAPVVPLADARRRRGALRSFIVPVAASAAAAALVAGGILWWGAAEPVDPAVTVASADLDALPAWQGAAGSALVLQRGDDRVVTVTVDAPAPDGALREVWLLTPEVDGLISLGYLEGSSDEFVIPAGVDLAEYPIVDVSQEPLDGDPAHSGDSVVRGTLEA from the coding sequence ATGGAGCACTCTGATGCCGAGACCCTCGCCCTCGCCGCGATGGGCGAGGCCCCGATCGACCCCGCCGAGCGCGCGCACCTCGACTCCTGCGCCGTCTGCCGCGCCGAGCTCGACGCGCTGCGCCAGACTGTCTCCGTGGCGCGCTCCACCCTCGGCGAGGGCGCGCTGAGCACGCCGAGCGGCGCCGTGTGGTCGGCCATCCACCGCGAGCTCGGCCTCGCTCCCGGCATCCGACCGCCGATCGAGACTCCCGCGGCCGCCGTCCGGCCGCTGCCCGCACCCGCCGAGTCGGCGCCCGCCGAGCGCGCCCGTGCCGACCAGTCGCGGTCGGCTCCCGTCGTCCCCCTCGCCGACGCCCGCCGTCGCCGCGGCGCACTGCGCTCGTTCATCGTGCCCGTCGCCGCCTCGGCCGCTGCGGCCGCGCTCGTCGCCGGCGGCATCCTGTGGTGGGGCGCCGCCGAGCCGGTCGACCCCGCGGTCACCGTCGCCTCCGCCGACCTCGACGCCCTGCCCGCCTGGCAGGGGGCCGCCGGCTCCGCCCTCGTGCTGCAGCGCGGCGACGATCGCGTCGTCACCGTGACGGTGGATGCCCCCGCCCCCGACGGCGCGCTGCGCGAGGTCTGGCTGCTCACCCCCGAGGTCGACGGGCTCATCAGCCTCGGCTATCTCGAGGGCTCCTCGGACGAGTTCGTCATCCCCGCCGGGGTGGATCTCGCCGAGTACCCGATCGTCGACGTCAGCCAGGAGCCCCTGGACGGAGACCCCGCGCACTCGGGCGACTCGGTCGTGCGCGGCACGCTCGAGGCCTGA
- a CDS encoding ABC transporter permease subunit, protein MSILPLARRDLVEGRRGLLGWALGLTAVTSLYLPLYPSIGGNPEFAAVIEGLPPELVQTLNYDDILSGAGYTQGTVYGLLGFLLLVIAATAWGSAAIAGDEERGGLELVLAHGVSRERVLLERGLVVLLKLVLLVALVTALVAVYSSAFDLGVAVEGLVGGGLALLLLSALSGAAALGVGAATGRRMLAIAGGAGVAVVGYALNALGNQSADLEWVGALSPYSWAFGEEPLRNGVDAGGLALLLALSVLAVVIGMLALRRRDIGR, encoded by the coding sequence GTGAGCATCCTGCCCCTCGCCCGCCGCGATCTCGTCGAGGGCCGCCGCGGCCTGCTCGGCTGGGCGCTCGGCCTCACCGCCGTGACCTCGCTCTACCTGCCGCTCTACCCGTCGATCGGCGGCAACCCCGAGTTCGCCGCCGTCATCGAGGGGCTGCCGCCCGAGCTCGTGCAGACGCTCAACTACGACGACATCCTCTCCGGCGCCGGCTACACCCAGGGCACGGTCTACGGGCTGCTGGGGTTCCTGCTGCTCGTCATCGCCGCGACCGCCTGGGGCTCGGCCGCCATCGCGGGCGACGAGGAGCGCGGCGGGCTCGAGCTCGTGCTCGCGCACGGCGTGAGCCGCGAGCGCGTGCTGCTCGAGCGCGGGCTCGTCGTGCTGCTGAAGCTCGTGCTGCTCGTGGCGCTCGTCACGGCGCTCGTCGCCGTGTACTCGAGCGCGTTCGACCTCGGGGTCGCGGTGGAGGGGCTCGTCGGCGGCGGACTCGCGCTGCTGCTGCTCAGCGCCCTCAGCGGGGCGGCGGCGCTCGGCGTCGGGGCGGCGACCGGGCGGCGGATGCTCGCCATCGCGGGCGGCGCGGGGGTCGCCGTCGTCGGCTACGCGCTCAACGCGCTCGGCAATCAGAGCGCCGACCTGGAGTGGGTCGGCGCGCTCTCCCCCTACTCCTGGGCCTTCGGCGAGGAGCCGTTGCGGAACGGCGTCGACGCGGGCGGGCTCGCGCTGCTGCTCGCGCTCTCCGTACTCGCGGTCGTGATCGGGATGCTCGCGCTGCGCCGCCGCGACATCGGCCGCTGA
- a CDS encoding NADP-dependent oxidoreductase: MSAAAVQPERAAAVVYEAFGGPEVLQIVEREVGRPAPEQVRVRLRAAALNPVDYKIRRGTSSYTFPLPITAGREFAGVVDAVGEAVEEFAVGDRVFGSTPQGAFSELILVCADVIADVPDAVPLPVAGGLALAGQTAWDALESQHLRAGDSILVSAAAGGVGGILCQLAVARGIEVIGTAGEGNHEWLRSIGVEPVLYGDGLLERLRALREHPVTAVFDLHGPDTIRAALAWGVPAERINTNATDPSPFGIQAVGRGAVRPETLDALAGLVADGTVRIPIAAEFPLAEARAAFERLETGHVRGKIVLTADR; this comes from the coding sequence GTGAGCGCCGCCGCCGTGCAGCCCGAGCGCGCCGCCGCCGTCGTCTACGAGGCCTTCGGCGGCCCCGAGGTGCTGCAGATCGTCGAGCGCGAGGTCGGCCGGCCCGCCCCCGAGCAGGTGCGCGTGAGGCTGCGCGCCGCGGCCCTCAACCCGGTCGATTACAAGATCCGCCGCGGCACCTCCTCCTACACCTTCCCGCTGCCGATCACAGCCGGCCGCGAGTTCGCGGGCGTCGTCGACGCCGTCGGCGAGGCGGTGGAGGAGTTCGCCGTCGGCGACCGCGTCTTCGGCTCCACCCCGCAGGGCGCCTTCAGCGAGCTCATCCTCGTCTGCGCCGACGTGATCGCCGACGTGCCCGATGCGGTGCCGCTGCCGGTGGCGGGCGGTCTCGCGCTCGCCGGCCAGACGGCCTGGGACGCCCTCGAGTCGCAGCACCTGCGGGCCGGCGACAGCATCCTCGTCAGCGCCGCCGCGGGCGGGGTGGGCGGCATCCTCTGCCAGCTCGCCGTCGCGCGCGGCATCGAGGTGATCGGCACGGCGGGGGAGGGCAACCACGAGTGGCTGCGCTCGATCGGCGTCGAGCCCGTGCTCTACGGGGACGGGCTGCTCGAGCGCCTGCGGGCTCTGCGCGAGCATCCCGTCACCGCCGTCTTCGACCTGCACGGCCCCGACACCATCCGCGCGGCGCTCGCGTGGGGCGTGCCCGCGGAGCGCATCAACACCAACGCGACCGATCCCTCGCCCTTCGGCATCCAGGCGGTCGGGCGCGGCGCGGTGCGGCCGGAGACGCTGGATGCCCTGGCCGGGCTCGTCGCCGACGGCACCGTGCGCATCCCGATCGCCGCGGAGTTCCCCCTCGCCGAGGCCCGCGCCGCCTTCGAGCGCCTCGAGACCGGGCACGTGCGCGGCAAGATCGTGCTCACCGCCGACCGCTGA